ATCACCATTATCATAGAAAGGTAACCTATAATAGTTATAAAGAGTGGCCCCTATTCTAATACAATGatcaaaaagaaaacgaaaaacacgaagaagaagaaagaaaaacacaaaaatgTGATGCCTTTAAAGCCAAATTCAATGACCCAAATCACCAGTGCCTCCCTTGAGAGCCACTTCCTTTGTTTTTTGCAAAGAAACCGTTCTTGGGTTTTGGTAGCTCATTAATGTCCATCACTTGTACTGTTCTTTGCCTTTTGGCTTCAAAAATAACATAATCACATTTAGTATGAATCCCAAATGAGGGATTCAAAGATTTAAAGAAATTGTGGAACAAGTGATGAAAAGCAAACCATTTTCAGCTTCTTTATAACTTTCTTGAAGCCTTTTCCTTGCAGAAGCCAGCCTGTCAGAGTCAAATTTGCTTTCCTTTTCTTCTCTCTGTCTCTACAAAGTCCTCCAAAACAATATGTTATTTAGATTCATATGTAAGTTTCGAACATGAGTACATTCAATTTTTCCCTAAGCATTTCATATATTTGTAGGGTTCTTCAAGGACCAAATCCCCATTTCCATTCCGAGTGAATTGGATACAAGAACTtcagaaaaaaatgaaaagacaaGTAGAATAGCAGAACGGCAACTCGACAAACATACATGTCAAAGTGCCTTTTGAAAGTATTTTGCTTCTAATAAATTTGGTATCAAACCTCTCTGTCTATCAACAACATAATGATGCAATTCTATGAAGCATGCACGCTTCTATCAATAAGTATCTAAGTATCAAACTCGTGTCCAATGTGGAAACGGTTCAATTTGGCAAAATACTTGTCAAAAACAATCAAAGCATGGTCAAGACATGTAAATGCAATTACATGCTTTAATTTGGCATGTATTTAATACCTGCACATTTTGTGGAGGAGTTGAGTGAGTATGTCTAATTGGAGGATCTTTTCGATGAGGGATTGACTTTAACTTCCTTTCAGGTTCTGAATTATTCTTGTTTAAACCAAGACTCCCATCTGTCAATTGTCATCCAAGATCGCATTAAAAAGAAGGCTGATTAACCAAAACAATGTTATTCGGAATCGAATATTCGTGCCATATATAAGTACATGTCCAACACAGATATGATCAGAATGCTCCAAgcattttcatgtatttggttGATTCTTAAAGATTAATTCTCGTATCCATGCATTGGACATAAATATCGAACACGAATTTATCAAGAAAAATGAGTAATCGAAGcaaatatcaaatcaaattctGTACTCACTATGGAGGTTTGGAGAGTAGACATCATCAGGAACCTGTAACAAAGCAGAATCTTAGAAAGACAAAAGCATAATTTCAAACAACTTTCAcatgaaatatatacatatatattacgtATATTATAATTTCTTTCACCTGTTGACCACCATTTTGAGGAAGCTTTTGCTGTGGTGAATCTCTATCTGTTGTTCATACAATATTCATATTACATTTTTAACTCTTGATGAAATGTCAATTCACATTCACCTTTGAAATATTCTCACAAAAACTAAAAATCCATGCTTTCTAAATTTGAGACTGTCGAATATGAGTATGTATGCAATATAAATAAGTTCATCTTCAGAAAATCATATTTTCATACCCATGTGAAAAAATGTGTCTGAAATGGATGCCAGTTCTTCATGTTACAGTTTAGATAATATAATTTTACCCATAAGTGCAGCAGGTTCATGTTCTCCCGGCTGATTCACCATTACCCATTTATCTACAATATCTTTCCATTTCCTGAAAAAACAAAGAACCAAATCATATAAccgaatttccttgaactggtcTTTCAAACTAGAACAAACTTAATAGAACATTCATACATATATGCTATGCTATGGTACTTGAACTCGGCTGTCATTGTTGGATACGAAatataatcaattttttaaacGTTTTACATGTTTTAGAGCGTCCTTGGAGGATAATATCTCCGCACCTTGTATCAAACACCAGTGTTGGACACAAATACTTAGCAAAATAAAAAGTTGAAGCTTAAAACCTGACAAGTTGCTTCACTAATCTCCTAACATCATTTGATGAATGCTTTCTGAATTTGTTCACATGTCTCCCAATATCAGTTTCCTGAAGATAGAATCCAAACATGGCAATGGTGATGATGATGAATCAAACTAAAAAAGGAAactaaaaaatgaatgaaaacaaATTCATTCCACTTAATAAATTACCTTGAGAGCTTGAAATGTTATATCCATATCCGCCAAGCTTTGAAGCAAATCGACCAAAGAATCTTCAGACTGGATAAAAAGcaataattcaaatcaaaatccataaatattaaacCGACAAtacaattgcaaaaaaaaaaaagggcttcAGAGACCTGATCAGGTACTTCAAGAAGGTCCTTAATTTCAAGGACCCTTTTTTGTTCAACATCAAACACGCCTCCACAAGGGTCCACATCATCATCTTCATTGTCGGATTGAGGTTTAAAAGGAGACCCTTTTCGTCCTTCCCCACCTTTACTTTCATGGAGGTTGCCTTCTTTATTAACTGAATATCCATTTGATCTCTCACCAAAATCACAGGTTTTACATCCATTAACCATGGAAGTAGCATAAAGCCTCTCCACAATCCCATCTCTCCTTTGCTTCAACTCTTCACCATAATCTAAAGAAGCTGCCAGGATTGCTGTATCAATAAATGTCCACACATCAACACCTGCTGTTTCGAGAACCGATCTGAAATCATCCAAATCCATTACCAtccaataaaaataaactaatgaTCCGATTGAAGCTTCAACATAAACAGATCTGATATAAAAACAAAATGACCCAGGGCTTGAATTTTGCAAAATTCCAGctgaaacaaaaaataataataataataatctttgAAGTCAAAGATGAAATGGGTTTTGGCTATTGTGTTGGCTTAATGAAGAAAGTTTTGAAACttctaattttgttaatgaaattggaatatttgtgttttttttttttgggtagaATTATACCCAAAAATGGagcttaatttcttttatttcatcttGTACATGTTATAAAAGGAGAtaatatttttgggtttttttggtTGTGATTGAGAAAGTTGAAATGGATATCTCTGGTATTTCAACACTTTCTGTTCAGATATTTTTGGCTTGTTGTGATTTGGGAGATGAACAATCAGAGGGAATGAGAAATCTTCCTTTGAAATGTAACCACACTGGCTTCTGGTTATTGGGAGGACAAAATTAGTTTAGTGTATTTTTTAGGGAACAATTAGAAAATAAtccaaaaatattaaagtaattataaaTCAGGCAATTAAATCAAATGTGtctgttctttttattttaatttttacactctcttttataaattaaagtaattatacATCACACacaaaatcatcttttaaaatgAATTACCTTCAAATCCTAACCAAAATTTGGGTTGCCACTCAATTTTGCATCATCAAAGTTTTAACTCCAATATTAGTATCTTGTTAAACGTTTGTTGtcttaattttttctaaaaaaaatgcaATATTTAATTGTGacgggaaaaaataaaaattcatttatttatatattttctagagtaaatcacatttttatttaaaattaaaatattttcaaatattcttCTCTTAATGCAAAAATGTTGAAAGATACTTCACTTAAAAAAGCAttccatttttaattaaaaccacCCAACGTGGCAATGAATTcacaatttatattaataattaaaaaaaagcctTTAAAACGATTTTAATACCAAGTAAACAAATCTTTAAGTAATATGAAGAATGTGAATAAACATACACATAGCTAAACTTAGTTACGTATATTGTGTTCATAAATTGGACTCAACTGAAGcttggttttaaatttttatttgaggtCTAAGCTCATTTTTTAGTTAACTCAATCCACCCAAAAagtctattttataatttaaaaattaataaaatattaaaattattttttattttatatatttttataattaaatttaaatgttaaaattatttttcattatttaaattaaattcgaattgagtagattttaatataaaaaatctttGTCCAAACTTAATCATGTTTAAAGAAACGATACTCAATCCTTGGACAATTCTAAGCATGCAGAACCATATTAATGTATCCCAACACATACATGGCTATGCATCAACACCATATACTAGAACATCACGGAACCTAATACTCTATACATAAACATCATATATATTTCAAGGTATCTATCTAcaaaatttaatacatgtatgAACACATATAACtccatatatacatgcataacaGTGAAGCTACTCATAATTATATGGCATTTACATTATCAAACATGCGTTTATACGCATTCACACAAACTCATCATTACATACATatagaaaatacatatttaaaatataaaagtgtaTTTAAAATTACTATACAATAGAAGTCCACGTGTTGGTCTCACGGTCAAGGTTTTCACCTCATCAAGTGTGGTCTGGATTTAAGACGTGCTAGTTGCTTTATTGTTAGGGCTTTACTCTCCTCTTGtaatttaaattgtgattaaaacaaaatttaaatacatcaaattaagaatactaaatgcactacaattgTTTTATTAATCCTAATAACATAAGATCAACTCTAACCACATGCAAATttgttattgatttttttaaaagtaaaaagattaaaatacccaAGAATAAcgtaacttattttaattataagaaatttttgtaatttttctaactGAGTTGGTGTCCACCAATTGCATGGCACCAACATAGCcaattacttaaataataataataataatatagatatatacAAATGATAGAGGCAATAAACAGTGTATAATACCGATtaagttttaactcgattggcatgGGTATTATTGCCAATACATGAGGACATGAGCTTAAGTGCGCAGAAGTGCATTATCATCCTATTTATAAGTTGGGGTGGGCTATGAGCACTTCTAGATATTGtgtcaaaaaataacaaatatgatCAACACTTATAATGTgattattcaaaaagaataataaataaataaagtgtgcaaaatgaaattaaagtgtaaaaaaaatcaaagtaaaatttTGATTGAGTGGTAAATTCAAGATTTTACAAATACAATTTTTGTAGGTTTAAAACTtattatattcttattttttattttttattaagtaaattaaaatatcattgaataatataacttattttaaatacaaaataatatttttaaaatatgatagaATATTTTTGCACAACAATGGCTGAATTGGATATAAGTAAAAATTAAGGACATATTTGAATGTTCTAAAAGTATAAAGGCTTAGTTAAATAAAGTAACAAAG
The sequence above is drawn from the Gossypium hirsutum isolate 1008001.06 chromosome A05, Gossypium_hirsutum_v2.1, whole genome shotgun sequence genome and encodes:
- the LOC107904423 gene encoding probable mediator of RNA polymerase II transcription subunit 26c — its product is MVMDLDDFRSVLETAGVDVWTFIDTAILAASLDYGEELKQRRDGIVERLYATSMVNGCKTCDFGERSNGYSVNKEGNLHESKGGEGRKGSPFKPQSDNEDDDVDPCGGVFDVEQKRVLEIKDLLEVPDQSEDSLVDLLQSLADMDITFQALKETDIGRHVNKFRKHSSNDVRRLVKQLVRKWKDIVDKWVMVNQPGEHEPAALMDRDSPQQKLPQNGGQQVPDDVYSPNLHNGSLGLNKNNSEPERKLKSIPHRKDPPIRHTHSTPPQNVQRQREEKESKFDSDRLASARKRLQESYKEAENAKRQRTVQVMDINELPKPKNGFFAKNKGSGSQGRHW